The following proteins come from a genomic window of Megalobrama amblycephala isolate DHTTF-2021 linkage group LG1, ASM1881202v1, whole genome shotgun sequence:
- the LOC125267216 gene encoding uncharacterized protein LOC125267216 isoform X1: protein MTSAVDNMEQISAEQDQLFSIISSAQRGRIDEQRCTLGPTTPKQVHANSPDADDFFQFLVNSQSQRLDDQRVTLNALPGMEAFTIRDPKDGNVLKTNFDQFCNMVSRAHSFRKRNTPKNTLTPGAQDSVRRASFSPQPSADSDTYNTLKTRSASFNPISDKDRMESFQHEQDQLFSLVSQAQCGRMDEQRCSINPLSPSPKSMDNSQADQDIENFFKLISNTQNRRFDDQRATLNLLPGKQAPSGMTDQDSDQLFNMVSRMQGSRIDDQRCSAPKIQLGTPAPPRKSHSQPVLPTNPPSSRRSGSFSPSSEVQNSIDEDQFFALVHHAQQGRMDDQRCSFEPFKKTSPSPKNPNANPTAEDPEQFFKLVTDFQRGHLDDQRATLNTLPGLQPREKNKVAPQIMLTPASPAPPKKICSSPSSPTLTVYESDIPGRPPSRSASFCPVSDKEGLQYDDRSAQITFQISMCFPPHQTLGANNQPYTFPEVFLTIGQPGETIVIPLSPKPGRPLSLNVNPPKNHRSRSKSPHKSPARQGRSRPSSPHPGDAPSPLSPYEDYFSLIQRVHTAQLQQNNRQDSAEPSKEARKGKEKSSGKKEKKEGNKEKKK from the exons ATGACATCTGCGGTGGACAATATGGAG CAAATTTCAGCCGAACAGGATCAGCTGTTTTCCATCATTAGTAGCGCTCAGCGTGGAAGAATAGATGAACAGCGCTGCACATTGGGTCCAACAACACCTAAACAAGTTCATGCCAACAGCCCAG ATGCCGATGATTTTTTCCAGTTCCTGGTCAACAGTCAGAGCCAACGATTAGATGACCAACGAGTGACGCTTAATGCGTTGCCAGGGATGGAGGCATTCACCATCAGAGATCCGAAAGACGGAAATGTACTGAAGACAAACTTTGATCAGTTTTGCAACATGGTCAGCAGAGCTCAT AGTTTCAGGAAACGCAACACTCCAAAAAACACCCTGACCCCTGGGGCCCAAGACTCTGTGAGAAGAGCAAGCTTCAGTCCTCAACCTTCTGCTGATTCAGACACTTATAACACGCTCAAAACCAGATCAGCCTCATTCAACCCCATATCAGACAAGGACAGAATGGAAAGTTTTCAA CATGAGCAGGACCAGCTGTTTTCTCTAGTTAGTCAAGCACAATGTGGACGTATGGATGAACAGCGCTGCTCGATTAACCCCTTATCGCCTTCACCCAAAAGTATGGATAACAGCCAGGCAG ATCAAGATATCGagaatttttttaaactcaTTTCTAACACCCAAAACCGGCGATTTGATGATCAGCGGGCGACGTTAAACCTGTTGCCAGGAAAACAAGCACCTTCTGGTATGACTGATCAGGATTCGGATCAGCTCTTCAACATGGTCTCCAGAATGCAG GGCTCTCGGATAGATGATCAGCGCTGTTCTGCTCCCAAAATCCAGCTGGGGACTCCCGCACCCCCAAGGAAGTCTCATTCTCAACCCGTATTGCCGACTAACCctccatcttccaggagatcaGGATCATTCAGTCCTTCCTCTGAG GTACAAAATAGTATTGATGAGGACCAGTTTTTTGCCCTGGTGCATCATGCACAGCAAGGGCGAATGGATGACCAGCGGTGCTCATTTGAACCCTTTAAAAAGACTTCTCCCTCTCCGAAGAACCCAAATGCTAATCCCACAG CAGAAGATCCTGAGCAGTTTTTCAAACTAGTGACTGACTTTCAAAGAGGACACTTGGATGATCAACGCGCGACACTTAACACATTGCCAGGCCTCCAGCcgagagagaaaaataaagtAGCCCCTCAAATCATGCTGACCCCGGCATCACCTGCTCCACCGAAGAAAATTTGTTCCAGTCCTTCCTCTCCCACTCTGACTGTCTATGAATCAGACATACCCGGCAGGCCTCCCTCCAGATCGGCCTCATTTTGCCCAGTGTCAGATAAGGAGGGATTACAGTACGATGACAGGTCTGCGCAg ATAACATTTCAGATTTCCATGTGCTTCCCTCCACATCAG ACACTTGGAGCAAATAATCAGCCATATACATTCCCTGAAGTCTTCCTCACAATCGGACAACCAGGAGAGACTATAGTCATTCCTCTCAGCCCCAAGCCTGGCAGACCGCTCTCTCTCAATGTGAACCCACCTAAAAACCATCGCTCCAGGTCTAAGTCCCCTCACAAGTCTCCCGCCAGACAGGGACGCTCCAGACCCTCGTCTCCACACCCAGGAGACGCGCCTAGTCCACTCAGCCCATACGAGGACTACTTCTCTCTCATCCAAAGAGTCCACACCGCTCAGCTGCAACAGAATAATAGACAGGACAGTGCAGAGCCCAGCAAGGAGGCTAGGAAGGGAAAGGAAAAGAGCAgtggaaagaaagagaaaaaagagggaaacaaagaaaagaaaaaataa
- the xab2 gene encoding pre-mRNA-splicing factor SYF1: MPSLSGKADVLFEDDDLPYEEEIIRNPYSVKCWMRYIEHKQNAQKSVLNMIYERALKELPGSYKLWYNYLRERRKQVKGKCITDPAYEEVNNCHERALVFMHKMPRIWIDYCQFMVSQCKITRSRRTFDRALRALPVTQHPRIWPLYLRFGRNLPLPETAIRVFRRYLKLSPENAEEYIDYLRSVGRLDEAALRLAAVVNDENFVSKEGKSNYQLWHELCDLISQNPDKVTSLNVGAIIRGGLTRFTDQLGKLWCSLADYYIRSGHFEKARDVYEEAILTVVTVRDFTQVFDSYAQFEESMIAAKMETTSELGQDEDEDIDLELRLARFELLITRRPLLLNSVLLRQNPHNVHEWHKRVKLYEGQPRQIINTYTEAVQTVDPVKATGKPHSLWVSFARFYEDNEQLDDARTIFEKATKVNYKQVDDLAAVWCEYGEMELRHENYDQALRILRKATAIPSRKAEYFDASEPVQNRVYKSLKVWSMLADLEESLGTFQSTKAVYDRIIDLRIATPQIIINYAMFLEEHNYFEDSFKAYERGIALFKWPNVHDIWNTYLTKFIDRYGGKKLERARDLFEQALDRCPPKYAKTIYLLYAKLEEEYGLARHAMAVYERATAAVEPEERHQMFNIYIKRAAEIYGVTHTRAIYQKAIEVLPDEHARDMCLRFADMESKLGEIDRARAIYSYCSQICDPRLTAHFWQTWKEFEIRHGNEDTIREMLRIKRSVQATYNTQVNFMSSQMLKATTNATGTVSDLAPGQSGVDDMRLLEQKAQQLAAEAEQDRPKPKDKILFVRSDTSRSELAELAKQANPDEIDIDDDDDEDAEDGEPDEVQLEQKSVPTAVFGGLKDD; this comes from the exons ATGCCATCGCTTAGCGGGAAGGCAGACGTTTTATTC GAAGATGATGATTTGCCTTATGAGGAAGAAATCATCAGGAATCCATATTCAGTGAAGTGCTGGATGCGTTACATTGAGCACAAGCAAAATGCTCAGAAATCGGTGCTCAATATGATCTATGAAAGGGCTTTAAAAGAGCTGCCTGGCAG TTACAAGTTGTGGTACAACTACctgagagagaggaggaaacaGGTGAAAGGCAAGTGTATCACAGATCCAGCATATGAGGAGGTGAACAACTGTCATGAGAGAGCACTTGTGTTTATGCATAAG ATGCCGAGGATATGGATCGACTACTGTCAGTTCATGGTGTCTCAATGCAAAATTACACGGAGCCGACGGACGTTCGACAGGGCGTTACGAGCGCTGCCCGTTACCCAGCATCCTCGCATCTGGCCCCTGTATCTTCGCTTTGGCCGCAACTTGCCTCTCCCAGAAACAGCTATTCGTGTTTTTCGTCGTTATCTAAAG TTGTCTCCTGAGAATGCAGAGGAATACATTGATTACCTGCGTTCAGTTGGACGTCTGGATGAAGCTGCACTCCGACTGGCAGCTGTGGTCAATGATGAAAACTTTGTTTCTAAAGAGGGAAAGTCCAATTATCAG CTTTGGCATGAGCTCTGTGACCTCATCTCACAAAACCCGGACAAGGTGACCTCACTGAACGTGGGAGCGATTATCCGAGGAGGCCTCACCCGCTTTACTGACCAGCTTGGCAAACTCTGGTGTTCTCTGGCTGATTACTACATCCGCAGTGGCCACTTTGAGAAG GCTCGAGATGTGTATGAGGAAGCCATCCTAACCGTAGTCACTGTGCGAGACTTCACCCAGGTTTTTGACAGCTATGCACAGTTTGAAGAGAGTATGATCGCTGCCAAGATGGAGACCACGTCTGAACTGGGACAAGACGAAGATG AAGACATTGACTTGGAGTTGCGGTTGGCCCGTTTTGAGTTGCTGATAACACGACGGCCGCTCTTATTAAACAGTGTGCTGCTCCGTCAGAACCCTCACAACGTTCACGAGTGGCACAAGAGAGTCAAACTCTATGAGGGCCAACCTCGACAG atcATCAACACATACACAGAGGCGGTGCAAACAGTAGATCCTGTGAAAGCCACAGGAAAGCCTCACAGTCTCTGGGTGTCCTTCGCCAGATTCTATGAGGATAACGAACAGCTAGATGAT GCTCGGACTATCTTTGAGAAGGCCACAAAGGTGAACTACAAACAGGTGGATGATCTTGCTGCAGTGTGGTGTGAGTATGGAGAGATGGAGCTGAGACATGAGAACTATGACCAGGCTTTGCGTATACTAAGG AAAGCAACAGCGATTCCATCAAGAAAAGCGGAGTACTTTGACGCATCAGAACCGGTGCAGAATCGAGTATATAAATCCTTGAAAGTTTGGTCCATGCTTGCCGACTTGGAGGAGAGTCTTGGCACGTTCCAG TCCACAAAGGCAGTGTATGATCGCATCATTGATCTCCGGATCGCCACGCCTCAGATCATCATTAACTATGCCATGTTTCTTGAAGAACACAACTACTTTGAAGATAGCTTCAAG GCATATGAGCGTGGCATTGCCCTCTTTAAGTGGCCTAATGTCCATGACATCTGGAACACGTACCTCACTAAATTCATCGACCGTTATGGAGGCAAGAAGCTGGAGAGAGCACGAGATCTGTTTGAGCAAGCGCTGGATAGGTGTCCTCCTAAATATGCCAAAA CAATCTACCTGCTGTACGCTAAGCTGGAAGAGGAGTACGGTCTGGCGCGACATGCCATGGCTGTGTATGAGCGAGCCACTGCGGCCGTAGAGCCAGAGGAGCGCCATCAAATGTTCAACATCTACATCAAACGGGCAGCAGAGATTTATGGAGTCACTCACACAAGAGCTATCTATCAGAAAGCCATTGAG GTCCTGCCAGATGAACACGCCAGAGACATGTGCCTGCGCTTCGCTGACATGGAGAGCAAACTTGGAGAGATTGACAGAGCAAGAGCCATCTACTCTTACTGCTCTCAGATCTGTGATCCCAGG TTGACCGCTCATTTCTGGCAAACCTGGAAGGAGTTTGAGATTCGACACGGTAACGAGGACACCATCCGCGAGATGCTGAGGATTAAACGTAGCGTGCAGGCCACATACAACACACAAGTCAACTTCATGTCCTCTCAGATGCTCAAGGCAACCACTAATGCTACTGGAACAG tgtcgGATCTTGCTCCGGGGCAGAGCGGAGTGGATGACATGAGGCTGCTGGAGCAGAAGGCTCAGCAACTGGCGGCAGAGGCTGAACAGGACAGACCCAAACCTAAAGACAAGATCCTTTTCGTCAG AAGTGACACCTCTCGCAGTGAACTCGCCGAACTGGCCAAGCAAGCTAATCCAGATGAGATTGAcattgatgatgatgacgatgagGATGCAGAGGATGGAGAACCAGATG AAGTCCAGTTGGAGCAGAAATCTGTCCCTACTGCTGTCTTCGGAGGACTAAAGGACGACTGA
- the LOC125267216 gene encoding uncharacterized protein LOC125267216 isoform X2 — translation MTSAVDNMEQISAEQDQLFSIISSAQRGRIDEQRCTLGPTTPKQVHANSPDADDFFQFLVNSQSQRLDDQRVTLNALPGMEAFTIRDPKDGNVLKTNFDQFCNMVSRAHSFRKRNTPKNTLTPGAQDSVRRASFSPQPSADSDTYNTLKTRSASFNPISDKDRMESFQHEQDQLFSLVSQAQCGRMDEQRCSINPLSPSPKSMDNSQADQDIENFFKLISNTQNRRFDDQRATLNLLPGKQAPSGMTDQDSDQLFNMVSRMQGSRIDDQRCSAPKIQLGTPAPPRKSHSQPVLPTNPPSSRRSGSFSPSSEVQNSIDEDQFFALVHHAQQGRMDDQRCSFEPFKKTSPSPKNPNANPTEDPEQFFKLVTDFQRGHLDDQRATLNTLPGLQPREKNKVAPQIMLTPASPAPPKKICSSPSSPTLTVYESDIPGRPPSRSASFCPVSDKEGLQYDDRSAQITFQISMCFPPHQTLGANNQPYTFPEVFLTIGQPGETIVIPLSPKPGRPLSLNVNPPKNHRSRSKSPHKSPARQGRSRPSSPHPGDAPSPLSPYEDYFSLIQRVHTAQLQQNNRQDSAEPSKEARKGKEKSSGKKEKKEGNKEKKK, via the exons ATGACATCTGCGGTGGACAATATGGAG CAAATTTCAGCCGAACAGGATCAGCTGTTTTCCATCATTAGTAGCGCTCAGCGTGGAAGAATAGATGAACAGCGCTGCACATTGGGTCCAACAACACCTAAACAAGTTCATGCCAACAGCCCAG ATGCCGATGATTTTTTCCAGTTCCTGGTCAACAGTCAGAGCCAACGATTAGATGACCAACGAGTGACGCTTAATGCGTTGCCAGGGATGGAGGCATTCACCATCAGAGATCCGAAAGACGGAAATGTACTGAAGACAAACTTTGATCAGTTTTGCAACATGGTCAGCAGAGCTCAT AGTTTCAGGAAACGCAACACTCCAAAAAACACCCTGACCCCTGGGGCCCAAGACTCTGTGAGAAGAGCAAGCTTCAGTCCTCAACCTTCTGCTGATTCAGACACTTATAACACGCTCAAAACCAGATCAGCCTCATTCAACCCCATATCAGACAAGGACAGAATGGAAAGTTTTCAA CATGAGCAGGACCAGCTGTTTTCTCTAGTTAGTCAAGCACAATGTGGACGTATGGATGAACAGCGCTGCTCGATTAACCCCTTATCGCCTTCACCCAAAAGTATGGATAACAGCCAGGCAG ATCAAGATATCGagaatttttttaaactcaTTTCTAACACCCAAAACCGGCGATTTGATGATCAGCGGGCGACGTTAAACCTGTTGCCAGGAAAACAAGCACCTTCTGGTATGACTGATCAGGATTCGGATCAGCTCTTCAACATGGTCTCCAGAATGCAG GGCTCTCGGATAGATGATCAGCGCTGTTCTGCTCCCAAAATCCAGCTGGGGACTCCCGCACCCCCAAGGAAGTCTCATTCTCAACCCGTATTGCCGACTAACCctccatcttccaggagatcaGGATCATTCAGTCCTTCCTCTGAG GTACAAAATAGTATTGATGAGGACCAGTTTTTTGCCCTGGTGCATCATGCACAGCAAGGGCGAATGGATGACCAGCGGTGCTCATTTGAACCCTTTAAAAAGACTTCTCCCTCTCCGAAGAACCCAAATGCTAATCCCACAG AAGATCCTGAGCAGTTTTTCAAACTAGTGACTGACTTTCAAAGAGGACACTTGGATGATCAACGCGCGACACTTAACACATTGCCAGGCCTCCAGCcgagagagaaaaataaagtAGCCCCTCAAATCATGCTGACCCCGGCATCACCTGCTCCACCGAAGAAAATTTGTTCCAGTCCTTCCTCTCCCACTCTGACTGTCTATGAATCAGACATACCCGGCAGGCCTCCCTCCAGATCGGCCTCATTTTGCCCAGTGTCAGATAAGGAGGGATTACAGTACGATGACAGGTCTGCGCAg ATAACATTTCAGATTTCCATGTGCTTCCCTCCACATCAG ACACTTGGAGCAAATAATCAGCCATATACATTCCCTGAAGTCTTCCTCACAATCGGACAACCAGGAGAGACTATAGTCATTCCTCTCAGCCCCAAGCCTGGCAGACCGCTCTCTCTCAATGTGAACCCACCTAAAAACCATCGCTCCAGGTCTAAGTCCCCTCACAAGTCTCCCGCCAGACAGGGACGCTCCAGACCCTCGTCTCCACACCCAGGAGACGCGCCTAGTCCACTCAGCCCATACGAGGACTACTTCTCTCTCATCCAAAGAGTCCACACCGCTCAGCTGCAACAGAATAATAGACAGGACAGTGCAGAGCCCAGCAAGGAGGCTAGGAAGGGAAAGGAAAAGAGCAgtggaaagaaagagaaaaaagagggaaacaaagaaaagaaaaaataa